The Raphanus sativus cultivar WK10039 chromosome 2, ASM80110v3, whole genome shotgun sequence DNA segment tcaatCATTACTGAAACATAGACAGGCATGACAAGAAGACAAAAGATGCTCTTACCATTTGATCTGCAAGCATGAGGACCGACTTCAAGGAAAGTTTCCTGCTACAGAAATTGAACAGATCCTCAAGACTCGGCCCTAGTAAGTCGATCACCAAAACATTGTAGTCCCCTTCAACACCGTACAATTTGACATTTGGAACACCAGCTATAACCAAAGTTCAAAGGCAATACAGAGTTCAAAATAAACACAAGGAATCACGACCTCGTTATCAAAAAATACAGATTACAGAAGATAAAGATCATTACTTCCTCCTTGTAGAATTTTGTATAACTTCGATTCATAGAGAAGCTGAGGATGTTTTGTCTTCACACTTTcctgagaaaacaaaaaagaaatcaatatcGGAGCTTTCAATAAACAGAACATGATCAAACAAGCCCATGTCGTGACAATAATGTTACAAAATAGatccaaattatttaaatgaaagatCACATTCAACATTGATCAAAACTAAATTCATGTTTATAAGCCTCAGAAACTCACAAGCTTGATTGCAACTTCTTCATTCGTTTGAATATTAGTACCTGCAGAAAAGGGTTCACAAACAATGTCACCAATTTTCAAACTCAGAcaacaatttcaaaaaaaaacaaaaaaaaagaaaagagtgaCGAACCCAGATAGATCTCCCCGAACGAACCGCTACCGATCTTCCTTCCAAGGCGAAACTTGTTTCCCACACGAGATTCCATCAATAACCCAACGAAACCCTAATTTACAATCTCACCCTCCAAAAAAAGCAGATTCAAAAGCCAGAAGAAGGACCCCAACAACAAAAAGTCTCTACAAAACCAGAATCAAAACCCAATAGCTATCCTCATCTCGATCTGGAGAAAAAACAAATCCATTCTCAACGGAATGTCGTTTCTTAgacgcttctctctctctctctcttactaaGAATTGAAAACGAAGATTGAAAGACAGCTTATGATGGACAGAACATGATGAggatgtcttttttttttcttcttctgaaagttggaaaaagaaaaaaatctggTTTCTTGCTGTTAATAGATTCTGGTTccgtttcggtttggttttgtaaACACTTTCGGTTATTAATCGgttaaaagtaaatattctCAAATTGCCTTTTCGGGAAACTTAACCGGTAATCGTGTAACAACCGTCGATGCTTcctcatctctttttttttctctatctcGTTGACTTGGCACACGCTACATAAGTACGCAGCCCGTCAATGGTGTTGTCTCCTCTTCCGTGTGGATCTCAAGTCTTTCGATTCATAAGTTTCTTCGTTGATTCGGTCCTTGTTTCTTGGACTCTTCACTTTTTCACCATCTCTCTCTGTTTTCGCGATCTCTCTAACTTCCTCTCACCATTAATGGAGACCATTGCtggatttgatgatttctacgAGATCAGCAGCACTAGCTTCCTCGCCGCACCGGCACCAACCGATAACTCCGGATCATCCACCGTTTACCCGACGGAGCTTCTCACCACCAGACCCGAAGTCTCGGCGTCCCAACTCCTCTCCAACAGCCTCGAGTCCGTCTTCGACTCTCCGGAAGAGTTCTACAGCGACGCCAAGCTTGTTCTCTCCGACGACAGGGAAGTATCCTTCCACCGCTGCATTCTCTCCGCGAGAAGCCCCTTCTTCAAGGCCGAGCTGGCGGCCGCCGAGAAGGTGCAGAAGTCTACCCCCGTGAAGCTCGAGCTGAAGAAACTCGCGGCGGAATACGACGTCGGGTTCGACTCCGTGGTGGCTGTTCTGGCGTACGTTTACTGCGGCAGGGTTAGGCCGCCTCCGAAGGGTGTTTCCGAGTGCGCGGACGAGAGCTGCTGCCACGTGGCGTGCCGTCCGGCTGTTGATTTCATGGTGGAGGTTCTCTACTTGGCTTTTGTCTTCCAGATCCCTGAGTTGGTTACCATGTACCAGGTAATAAATAACACGATCTCAGTGTTTGTTCAGACAGAACACACTTGAAGTAGTTTAGCTGTGTTGTTCAGACAGAGCACTTGAAGTAGGTTAGCTGTGTGTTCAGAAAGAGCACTTGGAGTAGTTTAGCTTTATTGTTCAGACAGAACACACTTGAAGTAATTTAGCTTTATTGTTCAGACAGAACACACTTGAAGTAGTTTAGCTGTGTTGTTTTCAGACAGAACACACTTGAAGTAATTTAGCTGTGTGTTCAGACAGAACGCACGTGATGTAGTTTAGCTTTATTGTTCAGACAGAACACACTCAAgtagtttagtttttatttaactCTGTTTATCTACTTTCTTTCAGAGGCATTTATTGGATGTTATAGAGAAAGTTATCATAGAGGACACTTTGGTCGTACTCAAGCTCGCCAACATATGTGGTAAAGCATGCAAGAAGCTATTCGATAAGTGCAAAGAGATCATTGTCATGTCTGACGTAGATGTTGTTACTCTAAAGAAGTCATTGCCTGAGGACGTTGCCAAGCAAGTAATCGATATCCGTAAAGAGCTTGGCCTGGAGGTAGCTGAACCAGAGAGACATGTCTCAAACATACACAAGGCGCTTGAGTCAGACGATCTTGCACTTGTCGATATGCTTCTGAACGAGGGACACACGAATCTAGACGACGCGTATGCTCTCCATTTCGCTGTTGCTTACTGCGATGTGCAGACCGCGAAGGATCTCCTGGAACTGGAGCTTGCGGATGTCAACCGGAGAAACCCAAGGGGTTACACGGTGCTTCACGTTGCTGCGATGCGGAAAGAGCCGACCCTGATAGCATTGTTGTTGACGAAAGGGGCTAATGCATCGGAAACGTCTTTGGACGGGAGAACTGCTCTAGTGATCGCGAAACAGGTCACCAAGGCGGCCGAGTGTTGTATTCTGGAGAGAGGCAAGTTATCTGCCAAAGGCGGAGTATGTGTAGAGATACTCAAGGAACCAGACAACAAACGAGAACCATTTCCTGAAGATGTTTCTCCCTCCCTTGCAGTGGCTGCTGATGAACTGAAGATAAGGTTGATTGATCTTGAAAACAGAGGTATCTCTTTACTCTTATTCCTTCATTTCTTAGTCAAGACCgttattaaaattctaaagaaatatttatagCCCCCGAAATAAAGCTATGTGTGCTCGCTTAGGAGAACTGAGTGAACAAATGATTTAACTATTTACTTTGTAGTTCAAATGGCTCGATGTCTCTATCCAATGGAAGCACAAGTTGCAATGGATTTCGCCCGAATGAAGGGAACACACGAGTTTGTCGTGACGACAACAACGGATTTAAACATGGAACCTTTCAAGTTCGTAGAAATGCATCGGAGTAGACTAACAGCGCTTTCTAAAACTGGTATGATCAAATCatttgtaatattaatatttatatatataactgaaacAAACATCTGCGCTGaccttgtttcctttttatttctgCCAGTGGAATTCGGGAAACGCTTCTTCCCACGCTGTTCGAAAGTGCTAGATGATATTCTGAACTTTGAGGACTTGACTATACTGGCTCTCGTGGAAGAAGAGACTCCTGAGCAACGACAACAAAAGAGGCAAAGGTTCATGGAAATACAGGAGATTGTGAGAATGGCGTTTAGTAAAGACAAGGAGGATCTTGGAAAGTCGTCTCTCTcaccttcctcttcttccacaTCGAAATTAAATGGTAAAAAGAGGTCTATTGCTAAACTCTCTCACCGACGACGTCGGTGAGACTATTTGTTGGAGGTAATAGTTGATGATGTAGGGGTGTGTTTGGAGCAAATGCTGTAACTTCTTGAGGCtgtgatatatacatataatttatgtaCATCAATAATACACCATATGATGGTGTTACAGAGTCTTTAAGAGTCGGTGTGCGAAAAAAATGAAGAATGGTTGTTCATCTACTGGTTAACGTCTACCAAGAACCAAAAGCATGTTCAGGTTCACTTGCAATAACTGCAGCTATAAGAATCCAGAACCTTGGGGAAAAAAATGTATCTTCTAAAGGTTGAAGCCATCACCTCAAGAATGTTTCACGAGTTCCTCCCAGAACCGCTACCTCAATTATTAGCATTCCTGAAGGGTTTTAATCTCTCAGTGGAGCTGCTTCTCTAACCATACCATCCCTCTTCGGAAAATTCAAAAACCTCTGTTGCATTAGCAATAGCAGCTGGTCACTTGCAAGGCCTAGCAAGATTTGGTTTGCTGTTTAGGATTATGATTGAAAGGTTTTGTTTACCAATCAGAGGAAGAAGACAGCAACCTACCTCCGTATGTCTTTCGTTTTCTAGATGACAAAGCCGAAACAAgcttttttatcttttcatattcatatatatCGTTGGCCCGTTAGTATCCACGACAGATACGTTATTGGCTCTTTTTGGGCACTGCTATGGAATATTCCTTATTGAAAACTTATTGGATTAGACGGCCAAGTGTTTATCATCGTTTTGTAAAAACGGCACGCATTCTagacttcttctttttttttttttttgaacaacgcATTCTAGACTTCTAGTTGAGGAAAATATTCATATCTGAGGagtaaatacaaatttataacaCATTGACAACTCAAAATCTGAATTTCTGtttaggcaaaaaaaaaaaaacagaatatgatttcttaataaataaaataaataaaattgaaagaaaaagagagacaaaatgtttttctttttaataaactagagaaattaaattaaaatgacataaaaaaaaagaagagtggCCAGTTTGCTAGGTTTATAATTTTGGTGTGAGGGGGAGGGAGAGGATTTAAGGAAAGCCACGTTTATACGTCGCCTCCTAAAAACCCtcctctcttatctctctctcctctcactTTCAAACCTCCAAGGCAAAAAAATCCTCAGAAAAAATGAGCGGCGACAAGGACAACTTCAACCTCGCCGATCTAACCGCCTGTAAGACTTCCCCCCTCTGACTacactcttcttctcttcctcttacGCGAGAGACCTGTTTAAACcctaatttttcatttaatcgTGGTTACTTACTGTTTCTTCTTTTCATCTGCGTTTGTTTTTGTAGCTCTTAAAGACGAGGATCGAGCTGGCCTTATGAACGCTCTCAAGGtgagttttgttttcttctgaCAAAGTTCTGCAATCGAAGAATATGAATGGTTTTGTTAAGTTTAATGTTGCTATTAGACATTGCcttggttttgattttatagGGTTTCAGTGTAGAATGATAATAACTTATGAGTTCCGTCGGAGATTGTttgtgagttttttttaattttgtatatgttaATCCAACAGAACAAGCTAATGGCTGGTCAGCGTTCTGATGTTCTCGAGAGTCTGACTCCCCAAGTGAGAAACCGTGTTGAAGCCTTGAGGGACATACAGGTTTGACAAGTTTCTTTTTCATATTGATTTATTAAATTGTGTAGAATGATGTGTGGTACCTTGAAATCTGATCTTGGTTAAGGATGTGAGATTGTGTGTATTATTCTCCTTCCTTTATTCGAATGTCAAGCCTTAAATATATTAAGGTGTTTGTTGCGTATTGATAAACCTGTGACGTCTCTCAACACAGGGAAAGCATGATGAGCTTGAGGCAAAGTTTCGTGAGGAGAGAGCTGTTCTTGAAGCCAAGTATGAAAAGTTGTATCAGCCTTTGTATACCAAGGTAATTGTTTGTTACTGAGAAAAAAAGTCAAGAGTTTCCTCTGAGATTTCGTGTTAAATACTCATGAATTCTTAACTTGGTATCTTGTAATGCACAGCGTTATGAGATTGTGAATGGAGTTACTGATGTTGAACCGACTCCAGAGGATACGAAGATGGACCAAGGAGAGGAAAAAACTGCAGAAGGTAACTTCAGGAACActgtgtcttcttcttcttttttttttttaatatttctggAAGATGAGAACAATGTAACATGTTTTCATGTGTTCCATGGCAGAGAAAGGAGTGCCAAGTTTCTGGCTGACGGCCTTGAAAAACAATGATGTTACTTCCGAGGAGGTAAGCTATATACAGTTTTGGTATTCCTTTTGTATGCAACTCCAATCATAACAATGTAATATAATCTAAGCTTAATGTCTTTTATTCCAGGTTACAGAGCGTGATGAAGAGGCTCTCAAATATCTTAAGGATATTAAGTGGTGCAAGACTGAAGAGCCTAAAGGATTCAAACTTGAGTTTTTCTTTGACTCGAATCCCTATTTTAAGAACGCTGTCTTGACAAAGTCTTATCATATGATTGATGAAGATGACCCACTGCTTGAGAAGGCTATAGGGTAACTTGCTTATgctctttgacaaatattttttttttacataatgtATATTATGTTCCTATCTTATTGCAGTAAGCTGTATAAAAATCATCTTAACTTGTATTATTTCCCTATTTCAGGACAGATATTGATTGGTATCCTGGAAAGTGTCTTACTCAGAAGATTCTTAAGAAGAAGCCTAAGAAAGGTTCAAACGCCAAACCGATCACCAAAATGGAAGATTGTGAAAGCTTCTTCAACTTCTTTAATCCTCCACAAGTCCCggaggaagatgaagatatCGACGAGGACAGTGTATGATATCGATTGTTGTAAGTGATTGTCATCATTTAGTTGACGTATTTAGTAACGCCTCCTATTTTCTGTAATGCAGGCTGAGGAACTTCAGAATCTGATGGAACAAGATTATGACATTGGGTGCGTCCTTTTCTGAGATTATTTATTCTGTTTGGGTTTATGGGTTTGCTTCTACTTTATGAGTTGCTAACTATTTGATTATCTTTCTTGCTTTCTGCAGATCTGCTATCCGGGAGAAGATTATCCCTCATGCAGTCTCATGGTTTACTGGTGAGGCTATGGATGGAGAGGAGTTTGatttagatgatgatgatgaggacgATGATATTGACGAGGACGAAGATGAGGATGAGGAAGATGAcgaggaggatgaggaggatgatgaagatgaagaagatagcAAGACTAAAAAGAAGGTATGAAGTGCGCCAATTATTGTTTTGTATTCAATTGGTCCTGCCATATCTTGTGTGCTTGCTAATGGTTTTGAAATTGGTTAAATTGTTTATGCAGCCATCAAGCGGTCGCAAGGTATGTAACTAGCATTTGTCATTTTCTTGAGTCACTTTATTCATTTCATTTGTAGAGTGATGAATTTCATATGGTGGTAATCATCATCTTTGTTTATATTAGCAGAAGGGAGGCAGGTCTCAGGTGGTTGTTGGTGACGGTCAACAAGGCGAGAGGCCACCTGAATGCAAGCAGCAATAGTAATGTCTACGCTCTACTGAATGAAAAAGCATGCGTGAAAACACATACCCTTGGCTCATTCGCTGTTCGTCTATCATTTAACTTTTGGTGTTTATCTTCTTAGAATCACTCAAGACTTTTCCTTAGTGTTTATCAATCAAATATCAATCAATGAATTATCCCCTTATTTTCTTTCTGTCTTCACCATCTTTTAGTGAAAAACTGCTATATAGTACTCTATATTTTAGGTCTCACATTTGATAATACAAAGATGAAATACATGTCCCAAACCTGAGAACAAGCATTCTAACGCAATAGTCTTAAAGAATAGGGAGAATATGGCTTGTGCTGTATTTATTGCACAAACTACGCTTCAGCCAATTGTTCAAACTTGTCCTTTACAGAGTAAGTGTGGACATGTGTGTTTGTAAGAGGATGCCACCAAGAGGTTTCTTCGGTGAAATTGGCTTGTGTGATGTTACTTGTCGCCCGCGTCCGGATTTGTCAATTTCTGAAGAATGTAAATTACTTCCTAATATGAAAGAAAGTTCcgttttgcttttgttttccGCATTCTTACTTTTGTTGACAA contains these protein-coding regions:
- the LOC108841534 gene encoding regulatory protein NPR1 gives rise to the protein MVLSPLPCGSQVFRFISFFVDSVLVSWTLHFFTISLCFRDLSNFLSPLMETIAGFDDFYEISSTSFLAAPAPTDNSGSSTVYPTELLTTRPEVSASQLLSNSLESVFDSPEEFYSDAKLVLSDDREVSFHRCILSARSPFFKAELAAAEKVQKSTPVKLELKKLAAEYDVGFDSVVAVLAYVYCGRVRPPPKGVSECADESCCHVACRPAVDFMVEVLYLAFVFQIPELVTMYQRHLLDVIEKVIIEDTLVVLKLANICGKACKKLFDKCKEIIVMSDVDVVTLKKSLPEDVAKQVIDIRKELGLEVAEPERHVSNIHKALESDDLALVDMLLNEGHTNLDDAYALHFAVAYCDVQTAKDLLELELADVNRRNPRGYTVLHVAAMRKEPTLIALLLTKGANASETSLDGRTALVIAKQVTKAAECCILERGKLSAKGGVCVEILKEPDNKREPFPEDVSPSLAVAADELKIRLIDLENRVQMARCLYPMEAQVAMDFARMKGTHEFVVTTTTDLNMEPFKFVEMHRSRLTALSKTVEFGKRFFPRCSKVLDDILNFEDLTILALVEEETPEQRQQKRQRFMEIQEIVRMAFSKDKEDLGKSSLSPSSSSTSKLNGKKRSIAKLSHRRRR
- the LOC108841539 gene encoding nucleosome assembly protein 1;1, coding for MSGDKDNFNLADLTASLKDEDRAGLMNALKNKLMAGQRSDVLESLTPQVRNRVEALRDIQGKHDELEAKFREERAVLEAKYEKLYQPLYTKRYEIVNGVTDVEPTPEDTKMDQGEEKTAEEKGVPSFWLTALKNNDVTSEEVTERDEEALKYLKDIKWCKTEEPKGFKLEFFFDSNPYFKNAVLTKSYHMIDEDDPLLEKAIGTDIDWYPGKCLTQKILKKKPKKGSNAKPITKMEDCESFFNFFNPPQVPEEDEDIDEDSAEELQNLMEQDYDIGSAIREKIIPHAVSWFTGEAMDGEEFDLDDDDEDDDIDEDEDEDEEDDEEDEEDDEDEEDSKTKKKPSSGRKKGGRSQVVVGDGQQGERPPECKQQ